The following are encoded in a window of Limibacter armeniacum genomic DNA:
- a CDS encoding DUF3616 domain-containing protein, with translation MKNKNRAPIERIKLKFKKGIDNLDELRNEISTCIICDNTLFLAYDESSAIERLVWKDGEYKKHKTFELEEFFDLPDGKEGEMDIEGLAWEAPFLWVTGSMSLKRSTPDEEDGHKAGGKKLAKVKVDKNRFSLGKIPCQFDKKKGIWTPVKKLKVKQGKKAVKQFKPLMLERGKSSTILTELLCTDPHLGPFMNIPCKENGFDIEGLAIYGKRIFVGLRGPVLAGWAVIIEFKLHEWDGWLQMEGRSSKEKPYNKHFVNMAGMGFREINIDAKSGDLYILAGPTMDLDGTIGAWRIKGGLKDKPVTVTQNPERLFDIVHGNDKEHGKDKAEGMAITNEGNYLIVYDNPSKDKLFKKRSVWADVFKRVK, from the coding sequence ATGAAAAACAAGAATCGGGCGCCTATAGAACGCATCAAGCTAAAATTCAAAAAAGGCATTGACAACCTTGATGAACTTCGGAATGAAATCTCCACTTGTATCATTTGCGACAACACATTGTTTCTGGCATATGATGAAAGTTCAGCGATTGAACGACTGGTTTGGAAAGATGGCGAATATAAAAAGCATAAAACATTTGAGCTTGAGGAGTTTTTTGACCTTCCTGATGGCAAAGAGGGAGAAATGGATATAGAAGGGTTAGCATGGGAAGCTCCTTTTCTTTGGGTTACAGGAAGCATGTCACTGAAGCGAAGCACCCCTGATGAAGAGGATGGCCATAAAGCTGGTGGCAAAAAACTGGCGAAGGTAAAGGTAGACAAGAACCGTTTTTCTTTAGGGAAAATCCCCTGCCAATTCGATAAGAAAAAAGGAATCTGGACACCTGTCAAAAAACTGAAAGTCAAGCAGGGCAAAAAAGCCGTTAAACAATTCAAGCCTTTAATGCTTGAGAGAGGAAAAAGCAGTACCATATTAACGGAGTTGCTTTGTACAGACCCACATCTAGGTCCGTTTATGAATATTCCTTGCAAGGAAAATGGGTTTGACATAGAAGGGTTAGCCATATATGGCAAACGGATATTTGTTGGGCTTCGGGGACCAGTACTGGCTGGCTGGGCAGTGATCATTGAATTCAAGTTGCATGAATGGGATGGTTGGCTACAAATGGAAGGCAGAAGCAGCAAGGAGAAGCCTTACAACAAACATTTTGTCAATATGGCTGGCATGGGGTTTCGTGAAATCAACATCGATGCTAAAAGTGGTGACCTATATATATTGGCAGGTCCTACAATGGACCTTGACGGAACAATTGGGGCTTGGCGTATCAAGGGTGGACTGAAAGACAAACCTGTAACTGTGACCCAAAACCCTGAACGGCTTTTCGACATAGTGCATGGCAATGATAAAGAGCATGGCAAAGACAAGGCTGAAGGAATGGCCATCACCAATGAGGGTAATTACCTGATCGTCTATGACAATCCTTCTAAAGACAAGTTATTCAAGAAGCGAAGTGTCTGGGCGGATGTATTCAAAAGGGTAAAATAG
- a CDS encoding ABC transporter permease, producing MYYGFRDAIKEKIFTHSAHLLVEKFSLNNSQEEHPMAYKDLHIYKDADSISEIQHIQRYAHKWGLLKTDSEVTGALIKGVGSEYDTTLIWKSLVAGTLPDLNNEKVSRDIAVSKRMADKMELSVGDKVTMYFIQDPPRARRLTVSGIYNTGLEEFDDIIALGDIRMVQKLNNWGDSLVGGLEIYVDDFEQLDHTAESLFEEVDMHLYLEKVTDRYAHFFDWFKMLHQNVILFLVIITFVAVFNIVSIMLILIMERTRMIGSLKAMGSNNRLVQRIFIFNGIRMTLKGLLIGNLVAIGLGFLQQYFHLIPLEAETYYISYVPVYFDWMTVLVLNLMLFALISLSLFIPTSIVSGVEPIKSIKFN from the coding sequence ATTTATTATGGATTTAGGGATGCTATCAAAGAAAAAATATTCACGCACTCTGCTCACCTACTGGTGGAGAAATTCTCCTTGAACAACTCTCAGGAAGAACATCCTATGGCCTATAAGGATTTACATATCTATAAGGATGCAGATTCCATTTCTGAGATCCAGCATATTCAGCGTTACGCACACAAATGGGGCTTACTAAAAACGGATTCAGAAGTGACAGGTGCCTTAATCAAGGGTGTTGGCAGTGAGTATGACACTACCTTGATATGGAAAAGTCTGGTGGCAGGCACCTTACCTGACCTCAATAATGAGAAAGTCAGCCGTGATATTGCAGTCAGCAAACGCATGGCTGACAAAATGGAGCTGTCTGTCGGAGACAAAGTAACCATGTACTTTATTCAGGACCCTCCAAGGGCTAGAAGGTTGACGGTATCAGGTATTTACAATACAGGTTTGGAAGAGTTTGACGATATCATTGCTTTAGGTGATATCAGAATGGTACAAAAACTCAACAACTGGGGCGACTCACTGGTTGGAGGTCTGGAAATTTATGTAGATGACTTCGAGCAACTGGACCACACTGCTGAGTCCCTGTTTGAGGAAGTAGATATGCACCTTTACCTTGAAAAAGTGACAGACCGTTATGCGCACTTTTTTGACTGGTTTAAGATGCTTCACCAAAATGTCATCCTGTTTTTGGTCATCATCACCTTTGTCGCAGTTTTCAATATCGTGTCGATCATGCTGATTTTGATTATGGAGCGTACACGAATGATTGGATCATTGAAGGCGATGGGAAGTAACAACAGACTGGTACAGCGCATATTTATATTCAATGGTATCCGTATGACATTAAAAGGATTGCTGATTGGCAACTTGGTTGCTATTGGTTTGGGATTTTTACAGCAATACTTCCACCTAATTCCATTGGAAGCTGAGACTTACTATATCAGTTATGTCCCTGTTTATTTTGACTGGATGACTGTACTGGTTCTGAATCTTATGTTGTTTGCCTTGATCTCTCTTTCGCTATTTATTCCTACATCCATTGTTTCCGGAGTAGAGCCTATCAAATCTATTAAGTTTAACTAA
- a CDS encoding inorganic diphosphatase: MEKELTFDALIEIPKGSRNKYEYDKDLKMMRFDRMIFSSMHYPADYGFIPDTLAEDGDPTDVLVLFSIPTFPGCVVEVRPVGVLNMADEKGQDSKVLCVPVTDPIWNKYTKLDEINDHLKAEIEHFFRVYKDLEKGKTVDIQGWADEKVAIQQIIADRERYAESSSVEA; this comes from the coding sequence ATGGAGAAAGAACTAACTTTTGACGCACTAATTGAAATTCCAAAAGGGAGTCGCAATAAATACGAGTACGACAAAGACTTGAAAATGATGAGATTTGACCGCATGATCTTCTCATCTATGCACTACCCTGCTGACTACGGATTTATTCCTGATACTTTGGCTGAGGACGGTGATCCTACTGACGTTTTGGTACTTTTCTCAATCCCAACCTTCCCTGGTTGTGTAGTTGAGGTTAGACCTGTAGGTGTTTTGAACATGGCTGACGAAAAAGGTCAGGATTCAAAAGTGCTTTGTGTTCCTGTTACAGATCCTATCTGGAACAAGTACACTAAACTTGACGAGATCAACGATCACCTGAAAGCTGAGATCGAGCACTTCTTCAGAGTATACAAAGACTTGGAGAAAGGCAAGACTGTTGATATTCAGGGATGGGCTGATGAGAAAGTTGCGATCCAACAAATCATCGCTGACAGAGAGCGTTATGCTGAATCAAGCAGCGTTGAGGCTTAA
- a CDS encoding NUDIX hydrolase, whose amino-acid sequence MHPKHHFKYCPSCSKPTIFFQNYGAFECEECHFQLFINASAAVAAFILNEEGELLMAKRKHDPQAGTLDLPGGFVEVMEPAEDAVKREIMEELNLEVTHLEYFGSFPNEYLYKGMTYHTLDLAFVCKVKTFEGMQVNDDVADAIFIRPEKIDLNDIGLDSIRRMVLQYQKSIK is encoded by the coding sequence ATGCACCCAAAACATCATTTCAAGTACTGTCCTAGCTGTAGCAAGCCGACTATTTTTTTTCAGAATTATGGCGCCTTCGAATGTGAAGAATGTCATTTTCAGCTTTTCATCAATGCTTCAGCAGCAGTAGCTGCCTTTATTCTAAATGAAGAAGGGGAGTTGTTAATGGCTAAACGCAAGCATGATCCTCAGGCAGGGACATTGGATTTGCCAGGAGGCTTTGTGGAGGTGATGGAGCCTGCCGAAGATGCCGTCAAAAGGGAAATTATGGAAGAGTTAAACCTAGAGGTTACGCATCTTGAATATTTTGGCTCATTTCCGAATGAATACCTTTATAAAGGGATGACTTATCATACACTGGATCTTGCTTTTGTCTGTAAAGTGAAAACATTTGAAGGGATGCAGGTAAATGATGATGTAGCAGATGCCATTTTTATTCGTCCTGAAAAAATAGACTTAAATGATATTGGGTTGGATTCAATCAGAAGAATGGTATTGCAGTACCAGAAGTCAATTAAGTAG
- a CDS encoding THUMP domain-containing class I SAM-dependent RNA methyltransferase — MDKGYYELTAKTFFGLEDLLVEELKEIGAKDIKKGNRVVTFKGNDEVLYRANLWLRTALKILKPIAKFKAKDEEELYSQIKRIGWSKYMDNDGTLAIDTTVRSDVFTHSKYVALKAKDAIVDQFRGRTGVRPSVDVENPDLRLHIHMMGIDCILSLDSSGESLHRRGYRKLQKEAPLNEILAAGLIKMAGWHGQSNFVDPMCGSGTLPIEAAMIAMNIAPGMKRTFGFQKWKDYDVELWTRLLGEAFMKRKPFSHKIYASDISEDAIYVAEQNTRRAGVMDKVVYDESSIWNCKRPEGNGTMIINPPYGERIGDNVEDLYEQVGDKLKKDFDGFDAWIISSNREALKHVGLRPAKKLTVFNGGMECRYQHYEMYKGSKD, encoded by the coding sequence TTGGATAAAGGATATTACGAGCTGACAGCCAAAACCTTCTTTGGATTGGAAGATTTGCTGGTCGAAGAGCTCAAAGAGATTGGCGCTAAGGACATTAAGAAAGGAAACCGTGTCGTGACTTTTAAAGGCAACGATGAGGTACTGTACAGGGCAAACCTGTGGCTTCGAACGGCATTGAAGATACTCAAACCTATTGCCAAGTTTAAGGCTAAAGATGAGGAGGAGTTGTACAGCCAGATTAAGAGAATTGGCTGGAGCAAGTACATGGACAATGACGGTACATTGGCAATCGATACCACTGTTCGCTCTGATGTATTTACACACTCCAAGTATGTGGCATTGAAAGCCAAGGATGCAATTGTGGACCAGTTTAGGGGCAGAACAGGTGTTCGCCCTTCTGTGGATGTAGAAAATCCTGACCTGAGACTGCATATTCATATGATGGGGATTGACTGTATCCTTTCATTGGACAGCTCAGGAGAGAGCCTTCACCGCCGAGGTTACCGTAAGCTGCAAAAGGAGGCGCCACTCAACGAGATACTGGCAGCTGGACTTATCAAGATGGCTGGCTGGCATGGGCAGTCCAATTTTGTAGATCCTATGTGTGGTTCTGGAACTTTGCCAATTGAGGCCGCCATGATTGCCATGAACATTGCTCCGGGTATGAAACGTACCTTTGGTTTCCAGAAGTGGAAAGACTATGATGTGGAGCTTTGGACAAGATTGCTTGGAGAAGCATTTATGAAACGAAAGCCTTTCAGCCATAAGATTTATGCTTCAGATATTTCAGAAGATGCGATATATGTAGCTGAGCAGAATACCAGAAGAGCAGGAGTGATGGATAAGGTCGTTTATGACGAATCAAGTATCTGGAACTGTAAGCGCCCTGAAGGGAATGGTACAATGATTATAAACCCTCCTTATGGAGAAAGAATTGGAGATAATGTCGAAGACCTCTATGAGCAGGTAGGGGATAAGCTGAAAAAGGATTTTGACGGTTTCGATGCTTGGATTATCAGTTCAAATAGAGAAGCACTGAAACATGTAGGTTTACGTCCTGCCAAAAAGCTGACTGTGTTCAATGGTGGTATGGAATGCCGCTATCAGCACTACGAAATGTATAAAGGCAGTAAAGACTGA
- a CDS encoding M13 family metallopeptidase, translated as MKSNYAKVLSVLFAGAAISACNTEAPKQEEAKVLTSGLVLENMDTTVSPGDNFQMYVNGSWLDKTEIPSDKSSYGVFQQLRDQSQEAVKNIIEEAAKSENAKGSDEQKIGDLYASYMNMEKRNEVGISPVQAEFAKIDAIKDKSELSAYFGYANRKGFSMPLGLFVYSDFKDPNVYSLYAGQSGLGLPDREYYLEDSPKMAEIRSEYVAHIAKMFELAQLPADGQTAEGIMELETALAKIHWKKEDTRNMQKLYNKFSIDSLDQLMSDVDFKQFLAEAKAKPVEDIIVTTPSAVIGVSDVISNTELATIKNYLKWKALNEVASRLTSELDEQNFNFYSKTLSGVKEQRPMWRRAVSAVNGSLGEVIGRVYVSKHFSPEAKERMLELVQNLLGAYEASINDLEWMSAETKMQALDKLKKFTPKIGYPDKWKDYSALEIERDDLYGNLQRAGLVEYDKDMAKIGEKVDRAEWGMTPQTVNAYYNPTMNEIVFPAAILQPPFFDMNADDAVNYGAIGGVIGHEIGHGFDDQGSTFDGDGVLRNWWTEHDMEEFKKRTGSLVSQYNSFEVMDDLHVNGEFTLGENIGDLGGLSIALKAYQMSLGDKEAPVMDGFTGTQRVFMGWAQCWKAKYREEALRTQVKTDPHSPALFRVNGVVRNIPEFYEAFAISEGDSLYLPEGERVKIW; from the coding sequence ATGAAATCCAATTACGCAAAGGTACTTTCTGTCCTGTTTGCAGGAGCGGCAATCAGTGCCTGTAATACAGAGGCCCCTAAGCAAGAGGAAGCAAAAGTATTGACTTCAGGTCTTGTTCTAGAAAACATGGACACGACTGTAAGCCCTGGCGACAACTTTCAGATGTATGTAAATGGCTCTTGGCTTGACAAGACTGAAATTCCATCAGACAAGTCAAGCTATGGTGTATTCCAACAACTGAGAGATCAATCTCAGGAAGCTGTGAAAAACATCATTGAAGAAGCTGCCAAAAGTGAGAATGCAAAAGGCTCAGATGAGCAGAAGATTGGAGACCTGTACGCTTCTTACATGAATATGGAGAAGCGAAATGAGGTAGGTATTTCACCTGTTCAAGCAGAGTTTGCTAAAATCGATGCCATCAAAGATAAGAGTGAACTATCAGCTTACTTTGGGTACGCTAACAGAAAAGGCTTTTCTATGCCATTAGGTCTGTTTGTTTATTCTGACTTTAAGGACCCTAATGTTTACTCACTGTATGCTGGTCAGAGCGGATTGGGTCTGCCAGACCGTGAATATTATCTGGAGGACTCTCCAAAAATGGCTGAAATCCGTTCAGAATATGTAGCGCACATTGCCAAAATGTTTGAATTGGCGCAGCTACCTGCTGATGGGCAAACAGCCGAAGGTATCATGGAGCTGGAGACAGCATTGGCGAAAATACATTGGAAGAAAGAGGATACTAGAAATATGCAGAAACTGTATAACAAGTTCTCGATCGACTCATTGGATCAGCTGATGAGTGATGTGGATTTCAAGCAGTTCCTGGCAGAAGCAAAAGCAAAACCTGTAGAAGATATCATCGTAACAACTCCTTCAGCTGTAATTGGGGTGAGCGATGTAATCTCAAATACAGAGCTGGCAACTATTAAAAACTACCTGAAGTGGAAAGCTCTGAACGAGGTAGCTTCAAGATTGACATCTGAACTGGATGAGCAAAACTTTAACTTCTACTCTAAGACACTTAGTGGTGTTAAAGAGCAGAGACCAATGTGGAGAAGAGCTGTTAGTGCAGTAAACGGTTCATTGGGTGAAGTGATTGGTAGAGTATATGTGTCAAAGCATTTCTCTCCTGAGGCAAAAGAAAGAATGCTGGAACTGGTACAAAACCTGTTGGGTGCGTACGAGGCAAGTATCAATGACCTGGAATGGATGAGTGCAGAAACCAAGATGCAGGCATTGGACAAGTTGAAGAAATTCACTCCTAAAATCGGTTATCCTGACAAGTGGAAAGATTACTCTGCTTTGGAAATTGAACGTGACGACCTTTATGGTAACCTTCAGAGAGCAGGTCTTGTGGAGTATGACAAGGACATGGCGAAAATTGGTGAGAAAGTAGACAGAGCAGAGTGGGGCATGACACCTCAGACTGTGAATGCTTACTACAACCCAACAATGAACGAGATCGTATTCCCTGCGGCTATTCTTCAGCCTCCTTTCTTTGATATGAATGCTGATGATGCTGTTAACTATGGTGCAATTGGCGGTGTAATCGGTCATGAAATTGGTCACGGCTTTGACGATCAGGGTAGCACTTTTGATGGTGACGGTGTGCTGAGAAACTGGTGGACCGAACACGATATGGAAGAGTTTAAGAAGAGAACAGGTTCATTGGTGAGCCAGTACAACAGCTTTGAAGTAATGGATGACCTGCATGTAAACGGTGAATTCACTTTGGGTGAAAACATTGGTGACTTGGGTGGTTTGAGTATTGCCTTGAAAGCTTACCAAATGAGCTTGGGAGACAAAGAAGCACCAGTGATGGATGGCTTTACTGGTACGCAACGTGTATTTATGGGCTGGGCACAATGCTGGAAAGCCAAATACAGAGAAGAAGCACTGCGTACACAAGTAAAAACAGACCCACACTCACCTGCTTTGTTCCGTGTAAACGGTGTTGTAAGAAACATTCCTGAGTTCTATGAGGCATTTGCAATCAGTGAAGGAGATTCACTGTATTTGCCTGAGGGTGAAAGAGTGAAAATCTGGTAA
- a CDS encoding alpha-L-rhamnosidase-related protein: MISFKPKALVYLSAILLAACGSQTKNSSDALFSSEAFSIYPNKVTQGDFTASAKSGTEMVSNYISPTAEAYDRKVEFKFSLNRKDNELPYGKNHSVIIIPEGGSYQTPIIKFGKHHADQNKVSEGDYLEKNTKVTFRLDMRDVLKAFEEKGYYEDSQGDKVAKSDFQGVFIAGGSAPLNWDFENLSNELKDPDGDGIYEITLVMNAENPDAHTDSSWKLENDISGYPQYKSGMPLQDALYNLTLDEVIKLSEADGTFRTGKKWDGVWTRDVSYAIVLGMGAVEPQRSITSLRKKVKRNRIVQDTGSGGAWPVSTDRTTWSLAAWELYCITGDKQWLKEAFEIIRNTVEDDFKNVMAKDGLVKGETSFLDWRKQEYPRWMDNVGISQTEALGTNVVHYATWNILAKMAKELGEPADQYRKAAVDLKQAINKELWQEDKGFYAMYKYGGNYMITLPRAEALGEALAVLYDVAPRDKQAEIVSNVPNVPYGTPCFYPQIDGIRPYHNNGIWPFVQSFYNMAAAKVENGKALEHGLASVYRASALFLTNKENMVAEDGDFATELNSDYQLWSVAGHLGMVYKVLFGIHYHPDRITFTPAVPKAYDGAKTLTNFKYRNAVLNISLKGFGSKIKSFRLDGKEAKPEFLANLSGEHTIDIELVNNDFSADSKFTLVKNKFALTTPEVTYENGILKWKAIEGAASYHVFKNGEEVEQTEKTSLEVKASGTYAEYTVAAKDQAGYWSFIAEPVKVFLPSVQQLIEAESVVVPTKRKVTGFTGKGAVETSKEANKNLSWTINAPKAGEYFIDFRYANGSGAWNTDNMCALRTLGVNGEAVGTVVMAQRGTDEWSSWAYSNAWAITLKKGKNTVSLNFEDYNENMNVEINTALVDHLRVIKK; encoded by the coding sequence ATGATTTCCTTCAAGCCCAAGGCACTTGTTTATCTCTCTGCCATTTTGCTTGCTGCTTGCGGTTCACAAACCAAAAACTCATCAGACGCTCTATTTAGTAGCGAAGCATTCTCTATCTATCCCAATAAGGTTACTCAGGGTGATTTCACTGCTTCTGCAAAGTCAGGTACAGAAATGGTCTCTAATTATATCAGTCCTACTGCTGAAGCGTATGACCGAAAAGTGGAGTTCAAGTTTAGCTTAAACCGTAAGGACAATGAATTGCCTTATGGAAAAAATCACAGTGTAATTATCATTCCTGAAGGCGGTAGTTATCAGACTCCTATTATCAAGTTTGGGAAACATCATGCTGATCAGAATAAGGTTTCAGAGGGAGATTACTTAGAAAAAAACACAAAAGTGACCTTCCGTTTGGACATGCGAGATGTCTTGAAAGCCTTTGAGGAAAAGGGTTACTATGAGGATAGTCAAGGAGATAAGGTGGCGAAGTCTGATTTTCAGGGAGTGTTTATCGCAGGTGGAAGTGCCCCTTTGAATTGGGATTTTGAAAACTTAAGCAATGAACTGAAAGATCCTGACGGTGATGGCATTTATGAGATTACTTTAGTCATGAATGCCGAAAATCCTGATGCCCATACTGACAGTAGTTGGAAGTTGGAAAACGATATCAGTGGATACCCGCAGTACAAAAGTGGAATGCCGTTGCAAGACGCTCTCTACAACCTGACTTTGGATGAGGTTATCAAATTATCTGAAGCAGACGGCACTTTCCGTACAGGTAAAAAGTGGGATGGTGTCTGGACCAGAGATGTAAGCTATGCGATTGTGTTGGGTATGGGAGCTGTAGAACCTCAAAGAAGTATCACCTCATTGCGTAAGAAAGTAAAGCGTAATCGTATTGTGCAAGATACAGGTTCAGGTGGGGCTTGGCCTGTTTCTACAGACCGAACCACTTGGTCATTGGCTGCTTGGGAACTTTACTGTATTACAGGTGATAAGCAATGGCTGAAAGAAGCTTTTGAAATAATCCGAAATACTGTAGAGGATGATTTCAAGAATGTAATGGCTAAAGATGGGCTAGTTAAGGGAGAAACCTCTTTTCTTGATTGGCGAAAGCAGGAATACCCTCGTTGGATGGATAATGTCGGCATTTCCCAAACAGAAGCATTAGGAACAAATGTGGTACATTATGCGACATGGAACATCCTCGCTAAAATGGCAAAAGAGTTGGGTGAGCCTGCGGATCAGTACAGAAAGGCAGCTGTAGATCTAAAACAAGCCATCAATAAGGAGCTGTGGCAAGAGGATAAAGGCTTTTATGCCATGTATAAATATGGGGGAAATTACATGATCACTTTGCCAAGAGCTGAAGCTTTGGGAGAAGCCTTGGCTGTGTTGTATGATGTGGCACCTCGGGATAAGCAAGCGGAAATTGTCAGTAATGTGCCCAATGTACCTTATGGAACACCATGTTTTTATCCGCAGATTGATGGCATCCGTCCATACCATAACAATGGGATTTGGCCATTTGTACAGTCATTCTATAATATGGCAGCTGCAAAGGTAGAAAATGGAAAAGCTTTGGAACATGGATTGGCAAGTGTTTATCGTGCTTCAGCACTCTTCTTAACCAATAAAGAGAATATGGTAGCAGAGGATGGCGATTTTGCTACAGAATTGAATTCGGATTATCAGTTGTGGAGTGTAGCCGGACATTTGGGAATGGTATATAAGGTGTTGTTTGGAATACACTACCACCCAGACAGAATTACATTTACGCCCGCAGTACCTAAAGCTTATGATGGTGCTAAAACACTAACCAATTTCAAATACAGAAATGCTGTTCTGAATATTTCGTTGAAGGGCTTTGGTTCTAAGATCAAGTCGTTTAGGCTGGATGGTAAAGAAGCCAAACCTGAGTTTCTGGCCAACCTTAGTGGAGAACATACTATTGATATTGAATTAGTCAATAATGACTTTTCTGCCGACAGCAAGTTTACTTTGGTTAAAAATAAGTTTGCGTTGACAACTCCTGAAGTAACATATGAAAATGGAATACTCAAATGGAAAGCCATTGAAGGAGCTGCCAGTTACCATGTTTTCAAAAATGGGGAAGAAGTAGAGCAAACTGAGAAAACAAGTCTTGAGGTAAAAGCATCAGGGACTTATGCTGAATATACAGTGGCAGCCAAAGATCAGGCAGGGTATTGGTCATTTATAGCTGAGCCTGTTAAGGTTTTCTTACCGTCAGTTCAACAGCTAATTGAAGCAGAATCAGTGGTGGTGCCAACCAAACGAAAAGTTACAGGATTTACGGGCAAGGGGGCTGTCGAAACCTCTAAAGAAGCGAATAAAAACCTTAGCTGGACAATCAATGCACCCAAAGCAGGTGAATACTTTATCGACTTTCGATATGCGAATGGCAGTGGAGCATGGAATACAGATAATATGTGTGCCCTTCGGACATTGGGGGTAAATGGAGAAGCAGTAGGAACAGTCGTAATGGCTCAGAGGGGGACAGATGAATGGTCAAGTTGGGCATATTCCAATGCTTGGGCTATAACATTGAAGAAAGGGAAGAATACAGTTTCTCTTAATTTTGAAGATTACAATGAAAATATGAATGTAGAAATTAACACTGCATTGGTAGATCATTTACGGGTCATTAAAAAGTAA
- a CDS encoding SusE domain-containing protein — MKHFISKQYLMMIALLFFACSDDDIVKLSSEPTAPALNTIFETSYQLSVENADQIWETVSWDEADYNAGFPVIYTLELSNDGFSTSTELAETIADSIDIMVSTLNSTLLSMGLSGEFAHNLDLRVVSRGDLPKIDTLYSTTESFIVEPYSFKVPYMTLWVIGTHNGTAFNDNDVIKSVNGDNIYEGYLYLVDSFKMTPAPVLEYEYGQDPDGMIGALISDNEVAIPVSEGAGYYRLNVDLNSLTYEMLKTDWVIVGTAIGEDISMEFNREERVWKAEGVMLTSGSFQFRGNDSDNLRFGDNQPDSILEAGGQAIPVTEEGNYTVILNLDTTPFYRYEIIRN; from the coding sequence ATGAAACATTTTATAAGCAAGCAATATTTGATGATGATCGCCTTGCTTTTTTTTGCCTGTAGTGATGATGATATAGTCAAACTCTCAAGTGAACCTACCGCACCTGCACTTAACACAATATTTGAAACGAGTTATCAACTTTCTGTAGAAAACGCGGATCAGATTTGGGAAACAGTTTCATGGGATGAGGCTGATTATAATGCAGGCTTTCCGGTTATCTATACTCTAGAGTTGTCTAATGATGGTTTTAGTACATCCACAGAATTGGCGGAGACAATCGCAGACAGTATAGACATAATGGTTAGTACCCTAAATAGTACACTACTTTCTATGGGCTTGTCAGGGGAGTTTGCTCATAACTTAGACCTAAGGGTTGTGTCAAGAGGAGATTTACCAAAAATAGATACACTCTATTCAACAACCGAAAGCTTTATTGTAGAGCCTTATTCTTTTAAGGTTCCTTATATGACATTATGGGTAATCGGGACTCATAATGGAACAGCGTTTAATGATAACGATGTCATTAAGTCTGTGAATGGAGATAATATATATGAAGGCTACCTGTACTTGGTAGACTCTTTTAAGATGACTCCTGCCCCTGTATTGGAATATGAATATGGTCAGGATCCAGATGGAATGATAGGTGCACTTATTAGTGATAATGAAGTAGCGATTCCTGTAAGTGAAGGAGCGGGATATTACCGATTGAATGTAGACTTAAATTCCTTGACGTATGAAATGTTGAAAACAGATTGGGTAATAGTAGGGACAGCAATAGGAGAGGATATTTCTATGGAGTTCAACAGGGAAGAAAGGGTTTGGAAAGCTGAAGGTGTAATGTTGACATCAGGAAGTTTTCAGTTTAGGGGAAATGATTCTGATAATTTGAGGTTTGGTGATAATCAGCCGGATAGCATTTTGGAAGCTGGCGGACAGGCTATTCCTGTTACAGAAGAAGGAAATTATACCGTGATCTTAAACTTGGATACAACACCTTTCTATCGCTATGAAATAATACGAAACTGA